In Gossypium arboreum isolate Shixiya-1 chromosome 5, ASM2569848v2, whole genome shotgun sequence, a single genomic region encodes these proteins:
- the LOC108485134 gene encoding uncharacterized protein LOC108485134, whose product MTEEAKESISTKRGLKRNEILPFTLEFLRGRWFALFASFLIMATSGSVYLFGTYSNEIKTTLGYDQTTINLLGFSKDVGANVGILTGLIAEITPTWFVLLLGAALNFGGYFMIWLAVTGKIAKPMVWQMCVYMAIGANSQNFANTGGVVTAVKNFPESRGSLIGLLKGYAGLSGAIITQVYLAVYGNDSKSLIFLIACLPTALSVIFIYTIRTMGPVKHPNEHRVFNQFLLLSIVLALLLMVKTLIERKITFSKGTNAVITTVLCLLLLSSLYISIREALVVWNIKKQPPTAITIEQSKSQVVESSEETSTKPTSSKQVDEKIEKSCFLTVFDKPERGMDYTILQALTSIDMLILLVTTIFGLGASLTAVDNLGQIGESLGYDNRIVTTFVSIISIWNFFGRVFSGFVSEILMVKYKLPRPLMMTMVLLFSCIGYLLIAFPFPGALYIASVIIGFTFGAQLPLIFAIISELFGLKYYATLFNCAQIASPLGSYIFKVKVTGAIYDTEALKDVAAKGLAVKQLTCIGSHCYRLSFIILASVSCFGALCSLILVMRTRKFYQSDIYQKFREKTDTL is encoded by the coding sequence ATGACTGAAGAAGCAAAAGAAAGCATCTCTACAAAAAGAGGACTCAAACGCAACGAAATATTACCTTTTACATTAGAATTCCTCCGTGGTCGATGGTTTGCACTTTTTGCCTCTTTTCTAATCATGGCGACTTCTGGTTCAGTCTATTTATTCGGAACCTACTCCAACGAGATCAAAACCACTCTTGGTTATGATCAGACAACCATCAATCTTTTAGGCTTCTCCAAGGATGTTGGTGCTAATGTTGGGATTCTTACTGGCCTTATTGCCGAGATCACACCCACTTGGTTTGTGCTACTACTTGGGGCTGCACTCAACTTTGGCGGCTATTTCATGATATGGTTAGCCGTGACAGGAAAAATAGCCAAACCCATGGTTTGGCAAATGTGCGTTTACATGGCTATTGGAGCCAATTCCCAGAATTTTGCCAATACAGGAGGCGTCGTTACCGCTGTCAAGAACTTCCCTGAAAGCAGGGGATCTTTGATAGGTCTCTTGAAGGGCTACGCAGGGTTAAGCGGTGCTATTATAACACAGGTCTACTTGGCTGTATACGGTAACGATTCAAAGTCTCTCATCTTTCTTATTGCATGTCTTCCCACTGCACTTTCAGTAATATTTATATACACAATTCGGACAATGGGGCCCGTTAAGCATCCTAATGAACATCGAGTCTTCAACCAATTCCTGCTTCTCTCAATTGTTTTAGCACTTCTTCTTATGGTAAAAACTTTAATAGAGAGAAAAATCACATTCTCTAAAGGAACAAATGCTGTCATTACCACAGTGCTCTGTTTACTTCTCTTGTCCTCTCTTTATATTTCGATTAGAGAAGCGTTAGTAGTTTGGAACATCAAGAAACAACCTCCAACTGCCATAACAATTGAGCAGTCTAAATCACAAGTAGTTGAATCAAGTGAAGAAACTTCAACGAAGCCTACTTCTTCAAAACAGGTTGATGAAAAGATAGAAAAATCATGTTTCCTTACCGTTTTCGATAAGCCGGAGAGAGGAATGGATTACACAATTTTGCAAGCACTCACCAGCATTGATATGTTGATTCTCCTTGTTACCACAATTTTCGGACTTGGGGCAAGCTTAACTGCAGTAGACAATTTGGGTCAAATTGGTGAGTCGCTTGGATATGACAATAGAATAGTGACTACTTTTGTATCAATTATTAGCATCTGGAATTTTTTCGGGAGAGTTTTTTCTGGATTTGTTTCCGAAATTCTGATGGTAAAGTACAAGCTTCCACGGCCACTCATGATGACGATGGTGCTTCTTTTTTCATGCATTGGCTATCTCTTGATTGCCTTTCCATTCCCAGGTGCACTGTATATAGCATCAGTTATAATTGGATTCACGTTCGGGGCACAACTACCATTAATATTTGCCATTATATCTGAGCTGTTTGGCTTGAAGTACTATGCTACATTGTTTAACTGTGCCCAAATTGCAAGTCCTCTTGGATCATACATATTTAAAGTGAAGGTTACGGGTGCCATCTACGACACAGAAGCATTGAAGGATGTTGCAGCCAAAGGCTTAGCAGTGAAACAATTGACATGCATTGGCAGTCATTGTTACAGACTGTCGTTTATAATACTGGCTTCTGTTAGCTGCTTTGGAGCCTTGTGTTCTCTAATTCTGGTGATGAGAACCCGAAAGTTCTACCAAAGCGATATTTACCAGAAGTTTAGAGAAAAAACTGATACCTTATGA